From Penicillium psychrofluorescens genome assembly, chromosome: 1, one genomic window encodes:
- a CDS encoding uncharacterized protein (ID:PFLUO_001716-T1.cds;~source:funannotate), translating to MQAPVVVMNTNAGDRQVGRRAQLSNIAAAKTVADIIRSCLGPKAMLKMLLDPMGGIVLTNDGHAILREIEVSHPAAKSMIELSRTQDEEVGDGTTTVIILAGEMLAQALPQLERNIHPVVIISAFKRALADALTIIEEVSVPVDIQDDKAMYSLIQSSIGTKFVSRWSDLMCGLALNAVRCVSFDVGGGKQEVDIKRYARIEKIPGGQIEDSEVIDGVMVNKDITHPKMRRRIENPRILLLDCPLEYKKGESQTNIEVSKEDDWNRILQIEEEQVKHMCEAILAVKPDVVITEKGVSDLAQHFLVKANITALRRVRKTDNNRIARATGATIVNRVDDIQESDIGTQCGLFEIDKIGDEYFTFMRKCKSPKACTILLRGPSKDILNEVERNLQDAMSVARNVIFHPRLSPGGGAVEMAVSVKLSQLARSIEGVQQWPYKAVADAMEVIPRTLAQNAGASPIRVLTQLRAKHVEGHTTWGLDGDSGKLVDMKEYGVWEPEAVKLQSVKTAVESACLLLRVDDICSGKTAQQAGNVGGGGEE from the exons ATGCAGGccccggtggtggtgatga ACACCAATGCCGGTGACAGACAGGTCGGTCGCAGAGCACAGCTGTCCAACATTGCCGCTGCAAAGAC TGTTGCCGACATCATCCGGTCATGTCTCGGTCCCAAAGCGATGCTGAAGATGCTCCTGGACCCCATGGGGGGTATTGTGTTGACCAACGATGGACACGCCATTCTGCGAGAGATCGAGGTTTCGCACCCCGCGGCCAAGAGCATGATTGAGCTCAGTCGGACgcaggatgaggaagtggGAGACGGAACCACCACCGTCATTATTCTCG CCGGCGAGATGCTGGCCCAGGCCCTCCCCCAGCTCGAACGCAACATCCAccccgtcgtcatcatctccGCCTTCAAGCGCGCGCTCGCCGATGCTCTCACTATCATCGAGGAGGTTTCCGTACCGGTCGATATCCAGGATGACAAGGCCATGTACTCCCTGATCCAGTCTTCCATCGGAACCAAGTTCGTGTCGCGGTGGTCGGACCTCATGTGCGGGCTGGCATTGAATGCGGTGCGGTGTGTCTCCTTTGACGTGGGCGGTGGAAAGCAGGAGGTCGATATCAAGCGGTACGCCCGAATTGAGAAGATCCCCGGTGGTCAGATCGAGGACTCCGAGGTCATCGACGGTGTGATGGTCAACAAGGATATCACCCACCCCAAAATGCGGCGGAGGATCGAGAACCCCcgcatcctgctgctggaCTGCCCGCTCGAGTACAAAAAGGGCGAGTCCCAGACCAACATCGAGGTGTCCAAAGAGGACGACTGGAACCGCATTCTgcagattgaggaggagcaggtgaAGCACATGTGTGAGGCCATTTTGGCTGTCAAGCCGGACGTTGTCATCACCGAGAAGGGTGTTTCCGACCTTGCGCAGCACTTCTTGGTGAAGGCAAACATCACGGCCCTTCGCCGCGTGCGGAAGACAGACAACAACCGCATTGCTCGCGCGACGGGCGCCACGATCGTCAACCGGGTCGACGACATCCAGGAATCCGACATCGGGACCCAGTGTGGCCTGTTTGAGATTGACAAGATTGGCGACGAATACTTCACCTTCATGCGCAAGTGCAAGAGCCCCAAGGCTTGCACCATCCTGCTGCGTGGCCCATCCAAGGACATTCTGAATGAAGTCGAGCGGAATCTGCAGGACGCCATGTCCGTTGCTCGCaatgtcatcttccaccCGCGCTTGTCCCCCGGCGGCGGTGCCGTCGAAATGGCCGTTTCTGTCAAACTCAGCCAGCTGGCTCGATCCATCGAGGGTGTCCAGCAGTGGCCATACAAGGCCGTCGCCGATGCCATGGAGGTGATCCCGCGGACACTCGCTCAGAATGCGGGAGCCAGCCCTATCCGTGTCCTGACACAGCTGCGCGCTAAGCACGTCGAAGGCCATACGACCTGGGGTCTGGACGGTGATAGTGGCAAGCTAGTCGACATGAAGGAGTATGGGGTGTGGGAGCCGGAAGCCGTCAAGCTTCAGAGTGTCAAGACGGCCGTCGAG TCTGCATGCCTGCTTCTTCGTGTCGACGATATCTGCAGCGGCAAGACGGCGCAACAGGCTGGTAacgtcggtggtggtggcgaAGAGTGA
- a CDS encoding uncharacterized protein (ID:PFLUO_001720-T1.cds;~source:funannotate) yields the protein MANLWAAACYAALALVPAAQAIAFEKPRATPVYDFDRRGGQQPPAPTDGPLLPRQQAFTLSAGISYSTSVMGSDYCGFQSGELDGGIYCNPRYNCVFHTPDATYNGMVACCLKDGGSSACHFRSTCYNADQISSTPSLMSYWDNGFVQLCTEATAPGCVTWTYPDLGATDFQCTSTNTFIWVSTWATGLAAVGSGSASSSSTELLKIIPVSTVGDAFINKHQTGAGKQPLSSTAAASPTSTLAAANNSTNSTGGSSAPGGSSVTGGSSVSDSSSVSGGAIAGAVVGSVVGVAGIGAALFMFFLMRRKKHQAAAAAAAVSSDESRRAMTQENEVAPAYTPFSQGGSGKMLSPSEIDGRHTTWHRSDLSEVDGSSNSPPVTEVEGNNMRPIIPQEMDARAEVSELPNEYSR from the exons ATGGCCAACTTGTGGGCCGCTGCCTGCTATGCAGCTCTTGCGCTTGTGCCGGCGGCTCAGGCAATCGCCTTCGAGAAGCCTCGAGCAACGCCCGTATATGATTTTGACCGTCGAGGGGGGCAACAGCCTCCAGCTCCCACAGACGGGCCTTTACTCCCGCGGCAGCAAGCATTCACCCTGAGCGCCGGTATTTCATACTCCACATCGGTTATGGGCTCCGATTACTGCGGTTTCCAGTCCGGCGAACTAG ACGGAGGAATCTACTGCAACCCCCGTTACAACTGCGTTTTCCACACTCCCGATGCCACTTACAACGGCATGGTCGCCTGCTGTCTGAAGGATGGTGGCTCATCCGCCTGCCACTTTCGAAGTACCTGCTACAACGCCGACCAGATCTCCTCGACGCCAAGTCTCATGTCGTACTGGGATAACGGCTTCGTCCAACTCTGCACTGAAGCTACGGCTCCGGGGTGCGTGACATGGACATACCCCGACCTCGGAGCCACCGACTTCCAATGCACGAGTACCAACACTTTTATCTGGGTGTCCACGTGGGCGACAGGACTTGCTGCGGTCGGATCTGGTTCCGCTTCGAGCTCCTCAACAGAACTCCTAAAGATTATCCCCGTCAGCACAGTCGGAGATGCCTTTATAAACAAACATCAAACAGGCGCTGGGAAACAGCCTCTGTCTTCCACTGCAGCGGCGAGCCCAACCTCTACCTTAGCCGCGGCTAACAACAGCACCAACTCCACCGGCGGCTCATCAGCCCCTGGCGGCTCATCCGTCACCGGCGGCTCATCCGTCTCCGACAGCTCATCAGTCTCCGGCGGTGCTATTGCCGGCGCCGTGGTGGGCAGTGTGGTTGGCGTTGCAGGTATCGGCGCCGCTCTGTTTATGTTCTTCCTaatgagaaggaagaagcatcaagctgccgctgccgctgctgctgtttcGAGTGACGAAAGTAGACGCGCAATGACACAGGAAAACGAAGTAGCACCGGCCTACACACCCTTTTCTCAAGGAGGGAGTGGAAAGATGCTCAGTCCCTCCGAAATCGATGGGCGCCACACCACGTGGCACCGGTCTGACCTCTCTGAGGTCGACGGCAGCAGCAATTCTCCTCCCGTCACTGAAGTCGAGGGTAATAACATGCGGCCGATTATTCCTCAGGAGATGGATGCTCGGGCTGAGGTCTCGGAGTTGCCAAATGAATATTCTCGGTAA
- a CDS encoding uncharacterized protein (ID:PFLUO_001718-T1.cds;~source:funannotate), whose protein sequence is MDSNGRVPVSPTGPVSPAELILQQKKDVPPSAPSGDGGLWSQLTNNPLFTAGFGLAGLGAGLTLAQKGIRHGATLLRRRMLVDVEISIKDDSYPWFLHWMTLYQQSQLSATRTAASNSGVMNRLLQKLTPGMRHLSIQTQKVEHANGAIHTHFSLVPGPGKHVLRYKNAFVFVNRVRESKSRDIQTGKPWETITLTTLYSHRHIFEELFTEAHAYAAKSHEGKTTIYNSWGTEWRPFGNPRRKRPLESVVLDEGVKERIVEDVQDFISSAHWYQDRGIPYRRGYLLYGPPGTGKSSFIQALAGELDYDIAILNLSERGLTDDRLNHLLTIVPNRTLVLLEDVDAAFSNRRAQSDADGYRGANVTFSGLLNALDGVASAEERIVFLTTNHVERLDEALVRPGRVDMTVRLGEVTRHQVGRLWDRFYEELDTDGAHRKLFLDRLQQLGLIEDEQGQKADRAKRTSAAALQGLFLYNKGNMDGAIAMAEALTHTMPEAAEHGRE, encoded by the exons ATGGACTCCAATGGACGCGTGCCAGTCTCGCCCACCGGGCCAGTCTCGCCGGCGGAGCTGatcctgcagcagaagaaagatgTGCCGCCGTCGGCGCCGAGTGGCGACGGCGGTCTCTGGTCGCAGTTGACCAACAATCCCTTATTCACCGCA GGATTTGGACTCGCAGGACTCGGAGCGGGACTGACCCTCGCGCAAAAAGGGATCCGACATGGCGCCACACTCCTCCGTCGGCGCATGCTGGTCGACGTCGAGATCAGCATCAAGGACGACTCGTACCCGTGGTTCCTACACTGGATGACCCTCTACCAACAATCCCAATTGAGTGCGACCCGCACGGCAGCCAGCAACTCCGGGGTTATGAACCGTCTCCTCCAAAAACTCACACCGGGCATGCGAcacctctccatccagacaCAAAAGGTCGAGCACGCCAACGGCGCTATTCACACCCACTTTTCTCTCGTGCCAGGTCCAGGAAAACATGTCCTCCGTTATAAGAACGCATTTGTCTTCGTCAACCGCGTGCGCGAATCCAAGTCCCGCGACATCCAGACCGGAAAGCCGTGGGAGACCAtcaccctcaccaccctcTACTCCCATCGCCATATCTTCGAAGAACTCTTCACTGAGGCCCACGCCTACGCCGCAAAATCTCACGAGGGGAAAACAACCATCTACAACAGCTGGGGGACGGAGTGGCGGCCATTTGGCAACCCGCGACGGAAGCGGCCGTTGGAGTCCGTGGTCTTGGACGAGGGCGTCAAGGAACGCATCGTGGAGGACGTCCAGGATTTCATCTCGAGTGCACACTGGTACCAGGACCGTGGTATCCCCTACCGGAGGGGTTATCTCCTCTACGGGCCCCCAGGAACGGGCAAAAGCTCCTTTATTCAGGCGCTCGCAGGCGAGCTGGACTACGACATTGCCATCCTGAATCTCAGTGAGCGCGGGTTAACCGACGATCGACTCAACCATCTGCTCACGATAGTCCCGAACCGCacgctggtgctgctggaggatgtggatgccGCGTTCTCAAATCGGCGTGCGCAGTCCGATGCGGATGGCTACCGCGGAGCCAACGTGACCTTCTCCGGGCTTCTCAATGCGCTCGACGGAGTCGCCAGTGCGGAGGAGCGGATCGTCTTCCTTACCACCAACCATGTCGAGCGGCTCGACGAGGCCTTGGTCCGTCCCGGGCGCGTCGACATGACCGTGCGTCTGGGTGAGGTCACGCGCCACCAGGTCGGCCGTCTCTGGGATCGGTTCTACGAAGAGCTCGACACGGATGGCGCACACCGGAAATTGTTCCTCGatcgcctccagcagctgggtctgatcgaggatgagcagggCCAAAAGGCCGACCGGGCCAAAAGGACAAGCGCCGCGGCACTGCAGGGATTGTTCCTGTACAACAAGGGCAACATGGACGGggccatcgccatggcgGAAGCCCTCACGCACACCATGCCCGAAGCCGCCGAGCACGGGCGGGAATAA
- a CDS encoding uncharacterized protein (ID:PFLUO_001721-T1.cds;~source:funannotate) has product MRSFVAAFLVAGAAAKLTADYTDCAEALLNSANLPHFSSCSGLSSVDCFCANKDAWKNVGNGAAEACSGTGITFDDLSGSLCSSNEMETGARHASKPMEPANHKRAFAPEASAEVRVVTVTETQCGCTSTQEAMMPGVSQIPIDVPARSSESIPSSSMGMMSSSSMPYGSQSATPTPSGASASRFNAFEGAAPAGSAVHGGVAALGVAAVMALMVAL; this is encoded by the exons ATGCGTTCTTTCGTCGCTGCTTTCCTCGTTGCTGGCGCCGCCGCTAAGTTAACCGCTGACTACACGGATTGCGCG GAAGCCCTTCTCAACAGCGCGAACCTGCCTCACTTCTCGAGCTGCTCTGGCCTGAGTAGCGTGGACTGCTTCTGCGCCAACAAGGACGCCTGGAAGAACGTGGGCAATGGCGCTGCGGAGGCCTGCAGCGGCACAGGAATCA CCTTTGATGACCTCTCGGGATCGCTGTGCAGCAGCAACGAGATGGAAACCGGCGCCCGCCACGCTAGCAAGCCCATGGAACCCGCCAACCACAAGCGCGCCTTCGCACCCGAAGCCTCCGCCGAAGTGCGTGTGGTGACCGTCACCGAGACGCAGTGCGGATGCACGTCTACCCAGGAGGCAATGATGCCGGGCGTCTCGCAGATCCCCATCGACGTCCCCGCGAGGAGCAGCGAGTCGATCCCGTCTTCGTCCATGGGCATGATGTCCTCGTCTTCTATGCCCTATGGCTCCCAGTCTgccactcccactcccagcGGCGCGAGCGCTAGCCGCTTCAATGCCTTCGAGGgcgctgctcctgctggcTCGGCGGTGcatggtggtgttgccgCTCTGGGTGTGGCGGCCGTTATGGCTCTCATGGTTGCTCTGTAG
- a CDS encoding uncharacterized protein (ID:PFLUO_001719-T1.cds;~source:funannotate), which produces MSQFQLFPPPMPEVKLNKNPFRRPNLNKPVGVPPQIIEDTQGTKTTTNVGRSTPEPSRGPISPQTPESPGRRAKTQPQHDSPSTVSSSTRTATSAASPQSSQSSMSPVPIRSMFPQFDPKLALNQQQYCLQESKDAQPSRPARKPKKLTLNTTSDIDQFLGPKTVPASVLNFPTDDLESEEIRYSSTSELGILWQTANGQRPPELCGTFSLPMTKTDPATFTFGHSQQPFYTLQTYSTNEIALSRGDPSKPNRNVPIMMLSLEQRSRRDHPHDGLVALLFSRLAAMLAIEQAEEIGKEHHLSPTEAAKVEADALKSAAAQESCRLSWNRNSRLYELRHPSLSKRNPPALVGAAGIPLSPVRSQSSGLLHIAVSAPSSDAEPHQPPTIIVTGPVSSTAMEAAQQAANPRTSTLPVTDSDEPLAALDFGTKTLSICPAAVIATIPSLYAIDSLIAAMMAVAVSDEATNPILADMLIGSPSLHPGSSQHDSATRTMPFRGRLVTTIAEREDTEESLQLAEQIESAQTLRDPKKRGFFRFWGRSRSPAQKKKNQPVVEEFDLEKYGHYGPGSAREGEKLPGVTRSGLRVLFWGLQLVVKALTMVVKLLAWLLVNSTRCVTSEKF; this is translated from the exons ATGAGCCAGTTCCAATTATTTCCACCTCCCATGCCAGAGGTGAAGCTGAACAAGAACCCGTTTCGCAGACCAAATTTGAACAAGCCGGTAGGAGTGCCGCCACAAATTATTGAGGACACCCAGGGCACGAAGACAACTACGAATGTTGGGCGATCTACGCCGGAGCCTTCGCGTGGGCCCATATCCCCTCAAACACCGGAAAGTCCAGGTCGCCGAGCAAAAACACAGCCGCAGCATGATAGCCCTAGTAccgtcagcagcagcaccaggaCCGCTACGTCGGCTGCCTCACCGCAATCCTCGCAGTCCTCGATGTCGCCGGTCCCAATACGATCCATGTTCCCGCAGTTCGATCCCAAGCTGGCCCTCAACCAGCAGCAGTATTGTCTCCAAGAATCCAAAGATGCTCAACCCTCAAGGCCTGCGCGCAAGCCAAAAAAGCTCACCCTCAATACGACTTCCGATATCGATCAATTCCTAGGGCCGAAGACCGTGCCGGCGAGCGTGCTCAACTTTCCAACCGATGATCTGGAGTCAGAAGAGATTCGGTATTCGTCTACCTCGGAACTGGGGATATTGTGGCAGACTGCCAATGGGCAACGGCCACCGGAGCTCTGTGGGACATTCAGTTTGCCCATGACAAA AACCGACCCGGCAACATTCACTTTTGGGCATTCACAACAGCCATTCTATACTCTCCAAACATACTCCACGAACGAAATCGCCCTGTCACGGGGAGACCCATCCAAACCGAACAGAAATGTCCCGATCATGATGCTAAGCCTGGAACAGCGCAGCCGGCGCGACCATCCACACGACGGACTCGTcgccctcctcttctccagacTAGCAGCCATGCTCGCCATCGAGCAAGCCGAGGAAATAGGCAAAGAGCACCACCTCTCCCCCACCGAGGCAGCAAAGGTAGAAGCCGACGCACTCAagagcgccgccgcccaggAATCATGCCGACTATCCTGGAACCGGAACAGCCGGCTGTATGAGCTTCGACACCCCTCGCTCTCAAAGCGGAACCCGCCCGCCCTCGTCGGCGCAGCGGGCATCCCACTCTCGCCCGTCCGATCTCAGTCCTCGGGACTGCTTCACATCGCCGTCTCTGCACCGTCCAGTGACGCCGAGCCTCATCAGCCGCCCACTATCATCGTCACGGGGCCAGTTTCATCAACGGCAATGGAAGCAGCGCAGCAAGCTGCCAATCCGCGCACGTCGACGCTACCAGTCACCGACTCGGACGAGCCGCTCGCGGCGCTCGATTTCGGCACCAAGACCCTCTCCATCTGTCCCGCGGCTGTCATCGCCACGATCCCGTCGTTGTACGCGATCGACTCGCTCATcgcggcgatgatggccgtcGCCGTCTCCGACGAAGCGACAAACCCTATTTTGGCGGATATGCTCATCGGCTCGCCATCCTTGCACCCGGGTTCCTCGCAACATGACTCCGCCACGCGCACAATGCCGTTCCGAGGCAGACTGGTTACTACCATCGCCGAGCGCGAAGACACAGAAGAGAGTCTGCAGCTTGCAGAGCAGATCGAGTCCGCGCAGACACTGAGAGATCCCAAGAAACGGGGGTTCTTTAGGTTCTGGGGTCGTTCGCGGTCTCCGGcacagaaaaagaagaaccagCCGGTTGTGGAGGAATTCGACCTGGAGAAGTACGGTCATTATGGCCCTGGCTCGGCGCGTGAGGGGGAGAAGTTACCGGGCGTTACTCGCAGCGGGCTGCGGGTATTGTTTTGGGGTTTGCAGCTAGTCGTCAAGGCGTTAACAATGGTAGTGAAGCTCTTGGCATGGTTGCTGGTGAACTCTACGCGGTGCGTCACGAGTGAGAAGTTCTGA
- a CDS encoding uncharacterized protein (ID:PFLUO_001717-T1.cds;~source:funannotate) translates to MRALLRWPVPRSPTQTWSAGKFGIRNMTSPITSAVLYALTVSPAPTKPGPEDAAQKSHHVSSGFQNPWDSFTDLNFKVLGQMISRRFTGKANVPDTKPPTVPVQKPEFLPSRETSKLRATWLGHACYYVEFPSGLRVLFDPVFEDRCSPFSWLGPKRFTEAPCQIKDIPVIDAVVISHNHYDHLSHPTVTEIAKKHPNCHFFAPLGNKTWFHSSGIDNVTEMDWWDERDITLSPSAQKPTQVEAAGEAQSIAADIKARISCLPCQHMTARGPFDRCKTLWASFAVESGGKKVYFAGDTGYRAVPEQPEGAEDRKSEEKFPTCPAFKQVGEFRGPFDLGLIPIGAYGPRHIFSSVHADPHDAVKIFQDTKCGKALGMHWGTWVLTEEDVLEPPQKLKVALKAHDLAETGVFDVCDIGESREF, encoded by the exons ATGCGCGCCCTTCTCCGGTGGCCTGTTCCCCGCTCACCGACTCAGACTTGGAGCGCCGGAAAGTTTGGCATTCGCAACATGACCTCTCCTATCACCTCCGCCGTGCTGTATGCGCTGACGGTGTCTCCTGCGCCGACAAAGCCGGGGCCGGAGGACGCGGCGCAGAAGAGCCACCATGTCTCATCGGGATTCCAAAATCCGTGGGA TTCCTTCACGGACCTCAACTTCAAGGTTCTCGGGCAAATGATCAG TCGTCGTTTCACCGGAAAAGCCAACGTCCCCGATACCAAGCCGCCCACCGTCCCAGTGCAGAAACCCGAGTTTCTTCCCAGCCGCGAGACCTCGAAGCTGCGCGCAACATGGCTAGGACACGCGTGCTACTACGTGGAATTCCCCAGCGGTCTCCGAGTACTCTTTGATCCGGTCTTCGAGGACCGCTGCTCGCCCTTCTCGTGGCTGGGTCCCAAGCGCTTCACCGAGGCACCATGTCAGATCAAGGATATCCCCGTGATCGATGCGGTGGTGATCTCGCACAACCACTACGATCATTTGTCTCATCCCACCGTGACGGAGATCGCCAAGAAGCATCCCAACTGCCACTTCTTTGCCCCGCTGGGCAACAAGACATGGTTCCACAGCAGTGGGATTGACAATGTGACCGAGATGGATTGGTGGGATGAGCGGGATATCACCCTGTCGCCCTCGGCGCAGAAGCCCACCCAGGTCGAGGCCGCTGGCGAGGCCCAGTCCATCGCGGCGGACATCAAGGCGAGGATTAGCTGTCTCCCCTGCCAGCATATGACCGCGCGCGGGCCCTTTGATCGATGCAAGACCTTGTGGGCGTCCTTTGCCGTTGAATCCGGTGGCAAGAAGGTCTATTTTGCTGG AGATACCGGATACCGAGCTGTGCCCGAGCAACCGGAGGGCGCGGAGGACCGCAAATCGGAAGAAAAGTTCCCTACATGCCCTGCGTTCAAACAAGTTGGTGAATTTCGAGGACCCTTTGACCTGGGCTTGATTCCCATTGGCGCGTATGGCCCTCGACACATCTTTAGCTCTGTTCATGCCGATCCCCATGATGCGGTGAAGATCTTCCAGGATACCAAGTGCGGCAAGGCACTGGGGATGCACTGGGGGACGTGGGTGCTGACGGAGGAGGACGTGCTGGAGCCGCCGCAGAAGTTGAAGGTCGCGCTGAAGGCACACGACCTAGCGGAAACGGGAGTATTCGACGTGTGTGATATTGGAGAGAGCCGGGAGTTTTAA
- a CDS encoding uncharacterized protein (ID:PFLUO_001722-T1.cds;~source:funannotate): MSGQAASYYNANEGFAEEPQNGLPASSKKADGVNNDYQNGNQPSGEPKPPPYSQDQHPQEPPPPYTEFDEAFKIERPKYNDIWAGLLLIAVFLGYVAVSGLTIHKYATYKGFSGGGIYDSSNDFSLNTNTLVLFIFVLCVALVFSWAYFTAARYFTKTFIWATGILNIVFALATGIYYIAKKQYGGGIVFLLFGVFAIICFISWIPRIPFTAFMMQTTMDVARGYGHVFLVSALGGIVTVAFSAWFSVTLVAIYVAYEPDSTGTNPACANGGCSRAKVIGLIVYVTFAMYWFSEWVKNTVHTTIAGVYGSWYFFSNSPGGMPRGSTRGAFRRATTYSFGSISFGSLIIAIIQMLRQACSVAQRQQAAQGNMIGSIFIWILGCVISLLDWLVTLFNRYAFCHIALYGKAYIPAAKDTWTMMRDRGIDALVQDCLMGPVLTMGSTFVAYVCALLSYLYLQFTKPSYNANGDYTPVIMAFAFLIGLQVCQVFMTPIGSGVETIFVAMGWDPQVMINDHPDIYYKLVELYPRVQEAIHA, from the exons ATGAGCGGACAGGCGGCAAGTTACTACAACGCGAACGAGGGCTTCGCTGAGGAGCCCCAGAATGGTCTACCGGCCTCTTCCAAAAAGGCCGACGGGGTCAACAATGATTACCAAAATGGCAATCAGCCGTCAGGCGAGCCCAAGCCGCCGCCTTACTCCCAGGACCAGCATCCCCAGGaaccgccgccgccgtacACCGAGTTCGACGAGGCTTTCAAGATCGAACGGCCCAAGTATAACGACATATGGGCTGGCTTGCTG TTGATTGCCGTGTTTCTCGGATATGTCGCAGTCTCCGGCTTGACTATTCACAAGTACGCGACCTATAAAGGGTTCAGCGGAGGCGGCATCTACGACTCGTCCAACGATTTCTcactcaacaccaacaccctagtgcttttcatctttgTTCTGTGCGTCGCACTCGTCTTCTCGTGGGCATATTTCACGGCCGCGCGCTACTTCACCAAGACTTTCATCTGGGCGACAGGCATTCTGAATATTGTTTTCGCGCTGGCCACGGGCATCTACTACATTGCGAAAAAGCAGTATGGAGGTGGAATAgtgtttcttctctttggCGTCTTCGCGATCATCTGTTTCATCAGCTGGATCCCGCGCATCCCCTTCACGGCGTTCATGATGCAGACTACCATGGATGTTGCGCGCGGTTACGGGCATGTGTTTCTGGTTAGTGCCTTGGGCGGCATCGTCACTGTCGCCTTTTCAGCTTGGTTTTCTGTCACGCTAGTCGCCATATACGTTGCCTACGAGCCAGATTCGACGGGGACCAATCCGGCCTGTGCAAACGGCGGCTGCAGCAGGGCCAAGGTCATCGGTCTGATCGTGTATGTGACCTTTGCCATGTACTGGTTCAGCGAGTGGGTCAAGAACACCGTGCACACGACCATTGCGGGCGTATACGGCTCGTGGTATTTCTTCAGCAATTCCCCCGGCGGTATGCCCAGGGGATCGACTCGGGGCGCTTTCCGCCGTGCGACGACCTACTCCTTCGGCAGTATCAGTTTCGGTAGTCTGATCATCGCGATCATCCAGATGCTTCGCCAGGCGTGCTCTGTTGCGCAGCGCCAGCAAGCCGCGCAGGGGAATATGATCGGCAGCATCTTCATTTGGATCTTGGGCTGTGTGATTTCGTTGCTTGACTGGCTCGTCACGCTGTTTAACCGTTACGCCTTCTGCCATATCGCGCTATACGGCAAAGCCTATATCCCCGCCGCCAAGGATACTTGGACCATGATGCGCGATCGTGGAATCGATGCTCTGGTTCAGGATTGTCTGATGGGCCCCGTGCTGACTATGGGCTCTACGTTCGTCGCCTATGTCTGTGCTTTGCTGTCCTATCTGTATCTGCAGTTCACCAAGCCTTCCTACAACGCCAATGGCGATTACACTCCTGTCATCATGGCATTCGCATTCCTCATTGGCTTGCAAGTCTGTCAGGTGTTTATGACTCCCATCGGCAGTGGTGTTGAGACCATCTTCGTGGCAATGGGCTGGGATCCCCAGGTTATGATCAATGATCACCCAGATATCTATTACAAGCTGGTGGAACTGTATCCGCGAGTGCAGGAGGCGATTCATGCTTGA